In Myxococcus stipitatus, the following are encoded in one genomic region:
- a CDS encoding ATP-binding protein, with amino-acid sequence MSGCVSEVQVGWDEGSAKAESRTSTPGDSRVAASSVGVEGLDTMLWDQLPESVAICSTQGVCLYVNPAMERVFGGVGTELVGGVLWELYPDVLRRELQERFERVAASGEPEEFEWHFMARERWFVLRLFRGQGRVYVFALENTAEKKQEAILRGLYDETRRAQRHAAFLAQASEVLASSLEHDEILQRLTVLAVPPLGDGCIVDVPMPDGRVRRVAMTHVRTDLVERARSYHERYPIRLDATHGVGKVLRTGTTEFIPELRQDVSGQVRMDEVRRQAMLELGVTAYIIVPLMSRGRVLGALSLVNTEGGKRYTHADVRLAEDLARRAAASLDNGRLYTEAQEAVRARDSFLSVASHELNTPLTSLTLNVQALRRQLEASADKAPESVSHKVVAVQRQLSRLSSLVRELLDVSRITAGKLRLEREDMDLAALTRELLPRYAEELSRAGCALRLDASETATGHWDKLRVEQVFQNLLSNAIKYGRGHPIDVRVGVDAERAWLSVEDGGMGIAAEAQPRLFQRFERLASERHYGGLGLGLWIVRQIVDAMDGRIHVRSAPGQGSTFTVELPRLPPAR; translated from the coding sequence ATGAGCGGATGCGTGTCGGAGGTGCAGGTGGGCTGGGATGAGGGCAGCGCCAAAGCGGAGTCGAGGACGTCAACGCCAGGCGACTCCCGGGTCGCCGCGTCCAGCGTGGGCGTGGAGGGGCTCGACACCATGCTGTGGGACCAGCTCCCGGAGAGCGTGGCCATCTGTTCGACGCAGGGCGTGTGCCTCTACGTGAATCCCGCGATGGAGCGCGTCTTCGGCGGTGTGGGCACGGAGCTCGTGGGCGGGGTGCTGTGGGAGCTGTACCCGGACGTGCTGCGGCGCGAGCTCCAGGAGCGCTTCGAGCGCGTGGCGGCCTCGGGGGAGCCGGAGGAGTTCGAGTGGCACTTCATGGCCCGCGAGCGCTGGTTCGTGCTGCGGCTGTTCCGGGGGCAGGGCCGCGTCTACGTCTTCGCGTTGGAGAACACGGCGGAGAAGAAGCAGGAGGCCATCCTCCGGGGCCTCTACGACGAGACGCGCCGCGCGCAGCGCCACGCGGCCTTCCTGGCCCAGGCCAGCGAGGTGCTGGCCTCCTCGCTGGAGCACGACGAAATCCTCCAGCGCCTCACCGTCCTCGCGGTGCCGCCGCTGGGGGACGGGTGCATCGTGGATGTCCCCATGCCGGACGGACGGGTGCGGCGCGTGGCGATGACCCACGTGCGCACCGACCTGGTGGAGCGCGCCCGCTCGTACCATGAGCGCTACCCCATCCGGCTGGACGCGACGCATGGGGTGGGGAAGGTGCTGAGGACGGGCACCACGGAGTTCATCCCGGAGCTGCGCCAGGACGTCTCCGGACAGGTGCGGATGGACGAGGTGCGCCGCCAGGCCATGTTGGAGCTGGGCGTGACGGCGTACATCATCGTGCCTTTGATGAGCCGGGGGCGTGTCCTGGGGGCGCTGTCGCTGGTCAACACGGAGGGCGGCAAGCGCTACACGCACGCGGATGTGCGGCTCGCCGAGGACCTGGCGCGGCGCGCGGCCGCGTCGCTGGACAACGGGCGGCTGTACACGGAGGCGCAGGAGGCGGTGCGCGCGCGGGACTCGTTCCTCTCCGTGGCCTCGCATGAGCTGAACACGCCGCTCACCTCGCTGACGCTCAATGTCCAGGCGCTGCGCCGTCAGCTGGAGGCCTCCGCCGACAAGGCGCCCGAGTCCGTCTCGCACAAGGTGGTGGCGGTGCAGCGGCAGCTGTCGCGGCTGTCCAGCCTGGTGCGGGAGCTCTTGGACGTGTCTCGCATCACCGCGGGCAAGCTGCGGTTGGAGCGCGAGGACATGGACCTGGCGGCGCTCACGCGGGAGCTGTTGCCGCGCTACGCGGAGGAGCTGTCGAGGGCGGGGTGCGCGCTGCGGCTGGATGCGTCCGAGACGGCCACGGGCCACTGGGACAAGCTGCGCGTCGAGCAGGTGTTCCAGAACCTGCTGTCCAACGCCATCAAGTACGGCCGCGGCCACCCCATCGACGTGCGGGTGGGCGTGGACGCCGAGCGGGCCTGGCTGTCGGTGGAGGATGGGGGCATGGGCATCGCCGCGGAGGCGCAGCCCCGCTTGTTCCAGCGCTTCGAGCGGCTGGCCAGCGAGCGCCACTACGGGGGCCTGGGCCTGGGGCTGTGGATTGTGCGGCAAATCGTGGACGCGATGGACGGGCGCATCCACGTGCGCAGCGCGCCCGGCCAGGGCTCCACCTTCACCGTGGAGCTGCCGCGCCTGCCTCCGGCGAGATGA
- a CDS encoding fused MFS/spermidine synthase gives MVRFTPWLALLVSAFLSCGASSPRKSLYEKQSTYTLIAVTEDTRGRRYLQFDTSGALQSVVWPGQPLNLELPYTRMSMVGLAFVPKPQRILVVGLGGGAMPMFLRAVLPRAHIDVVDIDPDVVSVAGRYFGFREDARLKAHVADGRAFIEASRPAYDLIFLDAYGPDSIPEHLGTVEFLARVRARLTARGAVVGNVWEDPPNPLFASMLRTWREGFLQLYTFAVPGSGNRIFVGVAHPELQTREALEARAQAWETRGALPFDLSKMVVEGYARVPASDVLTGTVLKDPRAEPPRPSAPRLEVPAP, from the coding sequence ATGGTGCGCTTCACCCCCTGGCTGGCGCTGCTCGTGTCGGCCTTCCTGTCTTGCGGCGCGTCGAGTCCCCGCAAGTCCCTGTACGAGAAGCAGTCCACCTACACGCTCATCGCGGTGACGGAGGACACGCGGGGTCGGCGCTATCTCCAGTTCGATACGTCGGGCGCGTTGCAAAGCGTGGTGTGGCCGGGACAACCCTTGAACCTGGAGCTGCCCTACACGCGCATGTCCATGGTGGGGCTGGCCTTCGTGCCCAAGCCCCAGCGCATCCTGGTGGTGGGGTTGGGCGGTGGCGCCATGCCCATGTTCCTGCGCGCGGTGTTGCCTCGGGCACATATCGACGTGGTGGACATCGACCCGGACGTCGTCTCCGTCGCCGGCCGCTACTTTGGTTTTCGCGAGGACGCGCGATTGAAGGCGCACGTGGCGGATGGCCGGGCCTTCATCGAGGCCTCACGTCCCGCGTATGACCTCATCTTCCTGGATGCGTATGGGCCCGACAGCATCCCCGAGCACCTGGGGACGGTGGAGTTCCTCGCGCGGGTGCGGGCGCGGCTGACGGCGCGCGGCGCGGTGGTGGGCAACGTCTGGGAAGACCCGCCCAATCCCTTGTTCGCCTCCATGCTGCGCACGTGGCGCGAGGGCTTCCTCCAGCTCTACACCTTCGCGGTGCCGGGGAGCGGCAATCGCATCTTCGTGGGCGTGGCGCATCCAGAACTCCAGACGCGCGAGGCGCTGGAGGCACGTGCCCAGGCGTGGGAGACGCGCGGGGCCCTGCCGTTCGATTTGAGCAAGATGGTGGTGGAGGGCTACGCGCGGGTCCCCGCGAGCGATGTGCTGACGGGGACGGTACTGAAGGACCCTCGCGCGGAGCCGCCACGTCCGTCCGCGCCCCGGTTGGAAGTTCCCGCTCCCTGA
- a CDS encoding HAMP domain-containing sensor histidine kinase has protein sequence MVVETSRRGLPGAADREGGAPDASSHRSAGELEQRVAERTAALEAALRVRDEFLSVASHELRTPLTSLRLYVDGLVRSAQLGAVAPADVPRRLARVQDQCRRLDRLIATLLDVSLLSTQRPVLDLEEVDLGQLVRGTAERMEDDLRRAGCDLCLRVPLGIVGAWDRTRVEQVFTNLLTNALRHAAGTPVEVVLSREGSHALLQVKDQGPGISGEDQERLFQRFSRLDSKRPGFGLGLWISRQLVELHGGGLTVESAPGQGACFSVRLPLPAAAPSQGP, from the coding sequence ATGGTGGTGGAGACGAGTCGGAGGGGTTTGCCCGGCGCGGCCGACCGCGAGGGGGGCGCTCCAGACGCGTCGTCGCATCGGTCCGCGGGAGAGCTGGAGCAGCGCGTGGCGGAGCGGACGGCCGCGCTGGAGGCCGCGCTGCGGGTGCGCGATGAGTTCCTGTCGGTGGCTTCCCACGAGCTGCGCACGCCCCTGACGTCGCTGCGCCTGTATGTGGACGGGCTGGTGCGCTCCGCGCAGCTGGGGGCGGTGGCGCCGGCGGACGTGCCCCGGCGTCTGGCCCGGGTCCAGGACCAGTGCCGCCGGTTGGACCGGCTCATCGCCACGCTGCTGGATGTGTCCCTCTTGTCCACGCAGCGCCCGGTGTTGGACCTGGAGGAGGTCGACCTGGGGCAGCTCGTGCGGGGCACCGCGGAGCGGATGGAGGACGACCTGCGCCGGGCGGGGTGTGATTTGTGCCTGCGGGTCCCCCTGGGAATCGTGGGGGCGTGGGACCGCACGCGCGTGGAGCAGGTCTTCACCAACCTGCTCACCAATGCCTTGCGGCATGCGGCAGGGACTCCCGTGGAGGTGGTGTTGAGCCGCGAAGGCTCACACGCCCTGCTCCAGGTGAAGGACCAGGGGCCCGGCATCTCCGGCGAGGACCAGGAGCGGCTGTTCCAGCGCTTCTCCCGGCTGGATTCGAAACGGCCCGGCTTCGGGCTGGGATTGTGGATTTCACGACAGCTGGTGGAGCTGCACGGCGGCGGCCTCACGGTGGAGAGCGCTCCGGGCCAGGGGGCCTGCTTCTCGGTCCGGCTTCCGTTGCCGGCCGCCGCCCCCTCGCAGGGGCCTTGA
- a CDS encoding pectin acetylesterase-family hydrolase encodes MKRVLVACLAVAALMVPSAARSEVVMSSIVDVLVDGGNNYNWQKVELPGTKCGNGSQFKFFVHKTSSPNVLMLLEGGGACWDYDTCSGRAGLLGAANPNGISDDYITQFTAKYVSPLVNGADPGLPGRSKTDLVTKDWNIVYVPYCTGDVHVGNNVKTYVDSTGQNPPLTWHHSGYTNTLAVANYAKTQFPNIQKFLMTGYSAGGTATSAGYYFVRRILNPARGYLLNDSGPIFLAPNADYKSRALHLKIRESWDLDSVFSLLPASFDRNDFGTINRMVAQEFPNDQLAYTGYTRDYNYSRFSYDRFHTPNDQESVLGYWKGDQDKLVTELNKYNNYSYFIPHHRAINSSHCSTIITFIGSHACQQMEKKRYWYEYMEFPWGQTYKCYSEFVGMDVFLSRWVNGNQRVRIYEPANWYNNEDPGMQIVAPLINGALGG; translated from the coding sequence ATGAAGCGCGTACTCGTGGCGTGCCTTGCTGTCGCCGCGCTGATGGTGCCCAGCGCCGCACGCTCGGAAGTCGTGATGTCGTCCATCGTTGATGTGCTGGTGGATGGTGGCAACAACTACAACTGGCAGAAGGTGGAGCTGCCTGGGACCAAGTGTGGCAATGGCTCCCAGTTCAAGTTCTTCGTCCACAAGACGAGCTCCCCCAACGTGCTGATGCTGTTGGAAGGTGGCGGCGCGTGCTGGGACTACGACACCTGTAGTGGCCGCGCGGGCCTGTTGGGCGCGGCGAACCCGAACGGCATCTCCGACGACTACATCACCCAGTTCACCGCGAAGTATGTCTCGCCGTTGGTCAACGGCGCGGACCCGGGCCTGCCGGGCCGCAGCAAGACAGACCTGGTGACGAAGGACTGGAACATCGTCTACGTGCCGTACTGCACCGGCGACGTGCACGTGGGCAACAACGTGAAGACGTACGTGGACAGCACGGGGCAGAACCCGCCGCTGACCTGGCACCACAGCGGCTACACCAACACGCTGGCGGTGGCCAACTACGCCAAGACGCAGTTCCCCAACATCCAGAAGTTCCTGATGACGGGCTACAGCGCGGGTGGCACGGCCACCTCCGCGGGCTACTACTTCGTGCGCCGCATCCTGAACCCGGCGCGCGGCTATCTGCTCAACGACTCCGGCCCCATCTTCCTGGCGCCCAACGCCGACTACAAGTCGCGCGCCCTGCACCTGAAGATTCGTGAGTCGTGGGACCTGGACTCGGTGTTCAGCCTGCTGCCCGCGTCGTTCGACCGCAACGACTTCGGCACCATCAACCGCATGGTGGCGCAGGAGTTCCCCAACGACCAGCTGGCGTACACGGGCTACACGCGCGACTACAACTACTCGCGCTTCTCCTATGACCGCTTCCACACGCCCAATGACCAGGAGAGCGTGCTGGGCTACTGGAAGGGCGACCAGGACAAGCTCGTCACGGAGCTGAACAAGTACAACAACTACAGCTACTTCATCCCGCACCACCGGGCCATCAACTCCAGCCACTGCAGCACCATCATCACCTTCATCGGCTCGCACGCCTGCCAGCAGATGGAGAAGAAGCGGTACTGGTACGAGTACATGGAGTTCCCGTGGGGCCAGACGTACAAGTGCTACAGCGAGTTCGTGGGCATGGACGTGTTCCTGTCCCGCTGGGTCAACGGAAACCAGCGCGTGCGCATCTACGAGCCCGCGAACTGGTACAACAACGAGGACCCGGGCATGCAGATTGTCGCGCCGCTCATCAACGGCGCGCTGGGCGGGTAG
- a CDS encoding pitrilysin family protein — protein sequence MRPPRLRRLTAVVVVLSSLLGACATLPPRGQVVMRDVSFPLRDFRMPSGLRVVVEQDSRAPMVAMVAVVGTGGTGDPVGKEGLAHVVEHLAFRSRHAGSASVWTRMEDAGAGSFNAFTSLDHTVYQTVGPKESLWALVKMEGQRLSAPLSGVTPEVFAVEREVVRNELRQRNETGFVGQVFSWMNAASFPADHPYARPVIGTHESLTSMSLADAQRFARHHYRPDNVTLVIAGDVDLAGMEAVLMDNLPPAWVGTGAPLASEPRLPNLPEPSPGPPSKGLVEHVAAVGSPELYLTWVLPRSFDEASAIHDFVKVNLDRSLSSAMIDDTDIASASTLVVPGTRASLLVVRVVLTQGLHPDKSANKVLDRIYETWAQVIHPGDVLGREFDFQSMRRNVVTGMVLEAENLLARTTRRAELTHFMTDVRGYTRSQKALMTIDGGGVTDFAYKWLQRERARVLLVRPGSNDGVAVAAPVALPDEAPSEKASGRVTPSMLTASVAPVRVLKLDNGMEVLLVPRPGLPVVRVGAVLGGGSAYGVKPGTSEMVRYGAFRRSWFAGHGSHWGLHVSSGMRRDHQRFNVAGTSGNVGNMLALLAEQLSTTGTSEEVVMYLQEHLVPWRKVVDVNPEERAERELMRALYGKHVYGDVATGEQMELVTQGEMEGWIDEVYRPANTVVVIAGEFDPQTVEPLVREHLGGWEHGPATAVQVPVAPPLPALSSRAATVSASRPGASQGHLQIACRLPTATPEAEARYALMAELLSTRTFDQVRSKQGASYGFSSQAWLGRGGAAHLLVEGVVDSQRLAESTRGVQAAFTALAQKVDPAELERARARLLARQAVSFISSEAWVEALLTARVRGFSPESLAQRPAYLQAVTAESLKEEFGGCLKRWVVGVVADEGQTRATFQALSVP from the coding sequence ATGCGTCCTCCTCGATTGCGGAGGCTGACGGCCGTTGTCGTTGTCCTCTCCTCCCTCCTGGGGGCGTGCGCCACCTTGCCGCCGCGCGGGCAGGTGGTGATGCGCGATGTGTCCTTCCCCTTGAGGGATTTCCGCATGCCCTCGGGTTTGCGCGTGGTGGTGGAGCAGGACTCACGCGCGCCGATGGTGGCGATGGTCGCCGTGGTGGGGACGGGCGGCACCGGTGACCCGGTGGGCAAGGAAGGCCTCGCGCACGTGGTGGAGCACCTGGCCTTCCGCTCGCGGCACGCGGGCAGCGCGTCGGTGTGGACACGCATGGAGGACGCGGGGGCGGGCTCCTTCAACGCCTTCACCAGCCTGGACCACACCGTCTACCAGACAGTGGGCCCCAAGGAATCGCTGTGGGCGCTGGTGAAGATGGAAGGCCAGCGCTTGTCCGCGCCGCTGTCGGGCGTCACCCCGGAGGTCTTCGCGGTGGAGCGCGAGGTGGTGCGCAACGAGCTGCGCCAGCGCAACGAGACGGGCTTCGTCGGGCAGGTCTTCAGCTGGATGAACGCGGCCTCGTTCCCCGCGGACCACCCGTATGCGCGGCCCGTCATCGGCACGCATGAGTCGCTGACGTCCATGTCCCTGGCGGATGCCCAGCGCTTCGCGCGCCACCACTACCGTCCGGACAACGTCACCCTGGTCATCGCCGGGGATGTGGACCTGGCCGGGATGGAGGCGGTGTTGATGGACAACCTCCCTCCGGCCTGGGTGGGCACGGGAGCGCCGCTCGCGTCGGAGCCGCGCCTGCCGAACCTGCCCGAGCCTTCGCCGGGGCCCCCGTCCAAGGGGCTCGTGGAGCACGTGGCCGCGGTGGGCTCACCCGAGCTCTACCTGACGTGGGTGCTGCCCCGCTCCTTCGACGAGGCCAGCGCCATCCACGACTTCGTGAAGGTGAACCTGGACCGGAGCCTGTCCAGCGCGATGATTGACGACACCGACATCGCGAGTGCCTCCACCCTGGTGGTGCCAGGAACCCGTGCGTCGTTGCTGGTGGTCCGCGTGGTGCTGACGCAGGGACTCCACCCGGACAAGTCCGCGAATAAGGTGCTGGACCGCATCTATGAGACGTGGGCGCAGGTCATCCACCCAGGGGACGTGCTGGGGCGTGAGTTCGACTTCCAGTCCATGCGGCGCAACGTCGTGACGGGCATGGTGCTGGAGGCCGAGAACCTGCTGGCGCGCACCACCCGTCGCGCGGAGCTCACCCACTTCATGACGGATGTGCGGGGGTACACGCGCTCGCAGAAGGCGCTGATGACCATCGATGGCGGGGGGGTGACGGACTTCGCCTACAAGTGGCTCCAGCGCGAGCGGGCGCGGGTCCTCCTGGTGCGGCCTGGAAGCAATGACGGCGTGGCGGTGGCCGCTCCGGTCGCTTTGCCTGACGAGGCGCCCTCCGAGAAGGCCTCCGGCCGCGTCACCCCGTCGATGCTGACGGCCTCGGTCGCGCCCGTGCGGGTGCTGAAGCTCGACAACGGGATGGAGGTGCTGCTCGTGCCCAGGCCGGGCCTGCCGGTGGTGCGCGTGGGCGCGGTGTTGGGGGGCGGCTCCGCATATGGCGTGAAGCCCGGGACGTCGGAGATGGTTCGCTACGGCGCCTTCCGGCGGTCCTGGTTCGCCGGGCACGGGAGTCATTGGGGGCTGCACGTCTCGAGCGGCATGCGCCGGGACCACCAGCGCTTCAATGTGGCGGGCACGTCGGGCAACGTCGGCAACATGCTGGCGCTCCTGGCCGAGCAGCTCTCCACCACGGGCACCTCGGAGGAGGTGGTGATGTACCTGCAGGAGCACCTGGTGCCGTGGCGCAAGGTGGTGGACGTGAATCCGGAGGAGCGGGCGGAGCGCGAGCTGATGCGGGCCCTCTACGGCAAACACGTCTACGGGGACGTCGCGACGGGCGAGCAGATGGAGCTGGTGACGCAGGGGGAGATGGAGGGGTGGATTGACGAGGTGTACCGCCCGGCCAACACGGTGGTGGTCATCGCTGGTGAGTTCGACCCGCAGACGGTGGAGCCCCTGGTGCGTGAGCATCTGGGAGGGTGGGAGCACGGCCCCGCGACGGCGGTGCAGGTGCCGGTCGCTCCGCCGCTCCCCGCGCTCTCCTCTCGCGCCGCGACGGTGTCCGCCTCCCGCCCTGGCGCAAGCCAGGGTCACCTCCAGATTGCGTGCCGCCTGCCCACGGCCACGCCCGAGGCGGAGGCGCGCTATGCGCTGATGGCGGAGCTGCTGTCGACGCGGACCTTCGACCAGGTGCGCTCGAAGCAGGGCGCCTCGTATGGCTTCAGCTCCCAGGCCTGGCTGGGCCGGGGTGGCGCGGCCCACCTGCTGGTGGAGGGAGTGGTGGACTCGCAGCGACTGGCGGAGAGCACCCGAGGTGTCCAGGCCGCGTTCACCGCCTTGGCCCAGAAGGTGGACCCGGCGGAGCTGGAGCGGGCCCGCGCGCGACTGCTCGCGAGGCAGGCGGTGTCGTTCATCTCCTCGGAGGCCTGGGTGGAGGCGCTGCTGACGGCCCGGGTGCGAGGCTTCTCCCCCGAGTCGCTGGCCCAGCGTCCGGCCTACCTCCAGGCGGTGACGGCGGAGTCGCTGAAGGAGGAGTTCGGAGGGTGCTTGAAGCGCTGGGTGGTGGGTGTCGTCGCGGACGAGGGCCAGACGCGCGCGACGTTCCAGGCGCTCTCGGTCCCCTGA
- a CDS encoding ATP-binding domain-containing protein encodes MKFPPQALSEAAQALIAEEEALLNRVQATLEAARRKAGREHENQGLVAQLQVLRDDAASAAVADLPHLFFQMDQTRALLDRQESSQLPDSQAPYFAHLRLHSEAGPRDYLLGRATFADVSAGVRVIDWRFAPIARVFYSYEEGDAYEEQFGDRLAEGTVEARRLVVIERGVLTRIISGAQVLERDSHGTWHELGRDHASLQAGGAGSAARPGKLGTGKGARRTEDAFGVTALLDAEQYEAVSVDPTQPLLVLGSAGSGKTTVALHRLAKIAFDNPEQFPQARMKLIVPEPGLARLSRRLLAPLGLGRVSVETLDQWLLSTARSAFDLPGIKLNPETPPLVSRFKRHPALRRALLARIGAPKTPAGTTLERVHRRLADAYLDRRFLEAVVSDARGELPRTAIDETMEHTRLQRSTPLEKELKDITDPERLITVDGKAIEDDTPYALAGTVDLEDLPILMFLKAQQGPLGLERLAHVVLDEAEDFSLFELFVVRRLLGKGKSCTLAGDEMQQTEAGFAGWPEALDELGIRDAATCRLQVSYRCPAPVVELARRVLGTQAPAESAQALRAGAPVGFHHFPVEAQAQLFVGEALRDLVAREPHASVGVIASSPESADAVYRVVADQSWARRVKDGEFSFEPGVDVTDVGSVKGLEFDYVILPDVTARAWPVDDESRRRLHVAITRTSHQLWVVSSGVRSHLISPEAGAAAPR; translated from the coding sequence ATGAAATTTCCGCCGCAAGCCCTCTCCGAAGCCGCCCAGGCCCTCATCGCCGAGGAGGAAGCGCTGCTCAACCGCGTCCAGGCGACGCTGGAGGCCGCGAGGCGGAAGGCCGGACGGGAGCACGAGAACCAGGGGCTCGTCGCCCAGCTCCAGGTCCTGCGCGACGACGCGGCGAGCGCCGCCGTGGCCGACCTGCCCCACCTCTTCTTCCAGATGGACCAGACGCGCGCGCTGCTGGACCGCCAGGAGTCCTCGCAGTTGCCGGACTCGCAGGCCCCCTACTTCGCGCACCTGCGCCTCCACAGCGAGGCGGGCCCCCGCGACTACCTGCTCGGCCGCGCCACCTTCGCGGACGTGAGCGCCGGCGTGCGCGTCATCGACTGGCGCTTCGCCCCCATCGCCCGCGTCTTCTATTCCTACGAGGAAGGCGACGCGTACGAGGAGCAGTTCGGCGACCGGCTCGCCGAGGGCACCGTCGAGGCGCGCAGGCTGGTGGTCATCGAGCGCGGTGTGCTGACGCGCATCATCTCCGGCGCCCAGGTGCTGGAGCGCGACAGCCACGGCACCTGGCACGAGCTGGGACGGGACCATGCCTCGCTCCAGGCGGGTGGCGCGGGGAGCGCCGCGCGGCCCGGCAAGCTCGGCACCGGCAAGGGCGCGCGGCGCACCGAGGACGCGTTTGGTGTCACCGCCCTCCTGGACGCCGAGCAGTACGAGGCGGTGAGCGTGGACCCCACGCAGCCCCTGCTCGTCCTCGGCAGCGCGGGCAGCGGCAAGACTACGGTGGCCCTGCACCGGCTGGCGAAGATTGCCTTCGACAACCCGGAGCAGTTCCCGCAGGCCCGCATGAAGCTCATCGTCCCCGAGCCGGGCCTCGCGCGACTGTCCCGGCGGCTGCTCGCGCCGCTCGGCCTGGGGCGCGTGTCGGTGGAGACATTGGACCAGTGGCTGTTGTCCACCGCGCGCTCCGCGTTCGACCTGCCCGGCATCAAGCTCAACCCGGAGACCCCGCCGCTCGTCTCCCGCTTCAAGCGCCACCCCGCGCTGCGGCGAGCGCTGCTCGCGCGCATCGGCGCGCCCAAGACACCAGCCGGCACCACGCTGGAGCGGGTGCATCGGCGGCTGGCGGATGCATACCTGGACAGGCGCTTCCTCGAAGCCGTGGTGAGTGATGCCCGGGGCGAGCTGCCGCGCACCGCCATCGACGAGACGATGGAGCACACGCGGCTGCAGCGCTCCACGCCGCTGGAGAAGGAGCTGAAGGACATCACCGACCCGGAGCGGCTCATCACCGTGGACGGCAAGGCCATTGAAGACGACACGCCCTACGCGCTGGCCGGCACGGTGGACCTGGAGGATTTGCCCATCCTCATGTTCCTCAAGGCGCAGCAGGGGCCTCTCGGCCTGGAGCGCCTGGCCCATGTCGTCCTCGACGAGGCGGAGGACTTCTCCCTCTTCGAGCTGTTCGTCGTGCGGCGGCTGTTGGGCAAGGGCAAGAGCTGCACGCTCGCCGGCGACGAGATGCAGCAGACCGAGGCGGGCTTCGCGGGCTGGCCCGAGGCGCTGGACGAGCTGGGCATCCGCGACGCGGCCACATGCCGGTTGCAGGTGTCATACCGTTGCCCAGCGCCCGTGGTGGAGCTGGCGCGGCGCGTGCTCGGCACCCAGGCCCCCGCCGAGTCCGCCCAGGCGCTGCGCGCTGGCGCGCCCGTCGGCTTCCACCACTTCCCCGTGGAGGCCCAGGCCCAGCTCTTCGTGGGCGAGGCCCTGAGGGATTTGGTGGCGCGCGAGCCCCACGCCTCCGTGGGGGTCATCGCCAGCAGCCCCGAGTCCGCCGACGCCGTCTATCGCGTCGTCGCGGACCAGTCCTGGGCGCGCCGCGTGAAGGACGGCGAGTTCTCCTTCGAGCCCGGCGTGGACGTCACGGACGTGGGCAGCGTGAAGGGCCTGGAGTTCGACTACGTCATCCTCCCGGATGTCACCGCGCGGGCCTGGCCCGTGGACGACGAGTCCCGCCGCCGGCTGCACGTGGCCATCACCCGCACGTCCCATCAGCTCTGGGTGGTGTCCTCCGGCGTGCGCTCGCACCTCATCTCGCCGGAGGCAGGCGCGGCAGCTCCACGGTGA